A stretch of Nonomuraea africana DNA encodes these proteins:
- a CDS encoding serine/threonine protein kinase produces MPELMALLHDDPSTAGPYRLEGRLGTGGQGAVYAGRGPNGVLVAVKLLHPHLIADNEARVRFLREVGTAKRVAPFCTAQMLDSGFAGARPYIVSEFVDGPSLQESVRDGGPRGAAALQRLAVNTATALAAIHAAGVVHRDFKPGNVLLGPDGPVVIDFGIARALDLSQSVVTSQPIGSPAYMAPEQIAGGEIGPAVDLFAWAATMAYAATGRRAFGGDTIPATLHAVLRNEPDLGQLEGRFRRLLQECLSKDPARRPTAAQVVERLRVLPAPAWQAGPARRPVSRRVLAGVSVAAALLTTAGVGLYALSPATAQQQAAAGPTPTASVSAPASSPMISNTPTPSVTKSKQSATAAPGKKANPVQSPAAPQTRAPRKTTTSTRDPDPAPSRKPTTVSKTMAGSTPKPKPTYKSTPKPPSGEEPTGRPAPAPSTGTVSWNDGHAYCKEQGYTMASGNWMDMRCFQSDLVLNPTLLCRWKYPAYANAVGEQPANGFTPEATCRLS; encoded by the coding sequence GTGCCCGAGTTGATGGCTCTGCTCCATGACGACCCCAGTACGGCCGGGCCGTACCGTCTTGAGGGCCGGCTCGGGACGGGTGGGCAGGGCGCTGTGTACGCGGGCCGCGGCCCCAACGGCGTGCTCGTGGCGGTCAAGCTGCTGCATCCGCACCTGATCGCCGACAACGAGGCGCGCGTCCGCTTCCTGCGCGAGGTCGGGACGGCCAAGCGGGTCGCGCCGTTCTGCACGGCGCAGATGCTCGACTCCGGCTTCGCCGGCGCCAGGCCGTACATCGTCAGTGAGTTCGTGGACGGGCCCTCCCTGCAGGAATCGGTCAGGGACGGCGGGCCGCGCGGGGCGGCGGCGTTGCAGCGGCTGGCCGTCAACACCGCGACGGCGCTGGCGGCGATCCACGCGGCCGGGGTGGTGCACAGGGACTTCAAGCCGGGCAACGTGCTGCTCGGCCCCGACGGCCCGGTAGTGATCGACTTCGGGATCGCCAGAGCCCTCGACCTCAGCCAGTCGGTCGTCACCAGCCAGCCGATCGGCAGCCCCGCCTACATGGCGCCCGAGCAGATCGCGGGCGGCGAGATCGGGCCGGCCGTCGACCTGTTCGCCTGGGCCGCGACCATGGCCTACGCGGCCACCGGCCGGCGGGCCTTCGGCGGGGACACCATCCCCGCCACCTTGCACGCGGTCCTGCGGAACGAACCCGACCTGGGTCAGCTGGAGGGGCGGTTCCGGCGGCTGCTGCAGGAGTGCCTGTCCAAGGATCCGGCTCGCCGGCCCACCGCCGCCCAGGTGGTCGAACGGCTCCGCGTGCTGCCCGCCCCCGCCTGGCAGGCCGGCCCGGCTCGGCGACCCGTCAGCCGGCGGGTGCTCGCCGGGGTCTCGGTGGCCGCGGCGCTGCTCACCACCGCCGGGGTCGGCTTGTACGCCCTGTCGCCCGCCACCGCCCAGCAGCAGGCGGCGGCGGGACCGACGCCGACCGCGTCCGTCTCGGCGCCGGCGTCCTCGCCCATGATCTCGAACACCCCGACGCCGAGCGTCACCAAGAGCAAGCAGTCCGCTACGGCGGCGCCGGGCAAGAAGGCCAACCCCGTCCAGAGCCCCGCGGCGCCCCAGACCAGGGCGCCCCGCAAGACCACGACCTCGACGCGCGACCCGGATCCGGCGCCGAGCAGGAAGCCCACCACCGTGTCCAAGACGATGGCCGGGTCGACGCCCAAGCCCAAGCCGACGTACAAGTCGACGCCCAAGCCGCCCTCCGGCGAGGAGCCCACCGGCCGGCCGGCTCCCGCGCCCTCCACGGGCACGGTCTCCTGGAACGACGGCCACGCGTACTGCAAGGAGCAGGGATACACCATGGCGTCTGGAAACTGGATGGA